The Polyangiaceae bacterium genome includes a region encoding these proteins:
- a CDS encoding type Z 30S ribosomal protein S14, producing MARASQWAKVNRPSKFSTRVVKRCKVCGRSRAVYRDFHLCRLCMRQLALRGELPGVTKASW from the coding sequence ATGGCTCGTGCATCTCAGTGGGCGAAGGTGAATCGCCCGTCCAAGTTCTCCACCCGCGTCGTCAAGCGCTGCAAGGTCTGCGGTCGCTCGCGCGCGGTCTACCGCGATTTCCACCTGTGCCGCCTCTGCATGCGCCAACTGGCGCTGCGCGGAGAGCTGCCGGGCGTCACGAAGGCGAGCTGGTGA
- the rplX gene encoding 50S ribosomal protein L24, with protein sequence MNRIRVGDVVAVISGDDKGKRGKVMRILTDKNRVVVEGVNQVKRHVRATQTSPGGILEVEAPIALSKVMPIDPETDKPTRVRFKEENGKKQRVAKSGAALPTPQE encoded by the coding sequence ATGAATCGCATCAGGGTTGGCGACGTGGTCGCCGTGATCAGCGGTGACGACAAAGGCAAGCGCGGCAAGGTGATGCGGATCTTGACGGACAAGAACCGTGTCGTCGTCGAGGGCGTCAATCAGGTGAAGCGGCACGTGCGCGCCACCCAGACCAGCCCCGGCGGCATCCTCGAGGTCGAGGCGCCCATCGCGCTCTCCAAGGTCATGCCCATCGATCCCGAGACGGACAAGCCGACGCGGGTTCGGTTCAAGGAAGAAAACGGCAAGAAGCAGCGCGTCGCCAAGAGCGGCGCCGCCCTGCCCACTCCGCAGGAATGA
- the rplN gene encoding 50S ribosomal protein L14, translated as MIQMQSFLDVADNSGAKLVQCIKVLGGSRRRYAALGDVIVVSIKEALPGSKVKKGETARAVVVRTKREYRRQDGSYIKFDDNSAVLINAQQEPVGTRIFGPVARELRGKRFMKIISLAPEVL; from the coding sequence ATGATCCAGATGCAGTCGTTCCTCGACGTCGCGGACAACTCCGGCGCGAAGCTCGTCCAGTGCATCAAGGTGCTGGGTGGCTCGCGGCGGCGTTACGCGGCGCTCGGCGACGTGATCGTGGTCAGCATCAAGGAAGCCCTGCCGGGCTCCAAGGTGAAGAAGGGCGAGACCGCCCGCGCCGTGGTGGTCCGCACCAAGCGCGAGTACCGCCGTCAGGACGGCAGCTACATCAAGTTCGACGACAACAGCGCCGTCTTGATCAACGCGCAGCAGGAGCCGGTCGGTACCCGCATCTTCGGGCCCGTCGCCCGCGAGCTCCGTGGCAAACGCTTCATGAAGATCATCTCGCTCGCGCCGGAGGTGCTGTGA
- the rpsQ gene encoding 30S ribosomal protein S17 has protein sequence MTATTESKALSKRRRLIGRVSSDKMDKTVVVEVVRHKMDSMYKKYVRVRAKYKAHDEKNFYKTGDRVEIIEHRALSRDKRWKVVRLVERPAVELTQKEPVT, from the coding sequence ATGACCGCCACCACGGAATCCAAGGCCCTGAGCAAGCGCCGCCGCCTGATCGGGCGCGTCTCCAGCGACAAGATGGACAAGACGGTCGTCGTCGAGGTCGTCCGTCACAAGATGGACTCGATGTACAAGAAGTACGTCCGCGTGCGCGCCAAGTACAAGGCGCACGACGAGAAGAACTTCTACAAGACCGGCGATCGCGTCGAGATCATCGAGCACCGCGCCCTGTCCCGTGACAAGCGCTGGAAGGTCGTCCGCCTGGTGGAGCGCCCCGCAGTGGAGCTCACCCAGAAGGAGCCGGTCACATGA
- the rpmC gene encoding 50S ribosomal protein L29 — MKAKELTERTTEDLSELMKQLKKDLFGSRMKNYVNQLEDTSVLRKTRKDIARIEQILHARQSAKDN, encoded by the coding sequence ATGAAGGCGAAAGAGCTCACGGAGCGCACCACGGAGGACCTGTCCGAGCTGATGAAACAGCTCAAGAAGGATCTCTTCGGGAGCCGCATGAAGAACTACGTGAACCAGCTCGAGGACACGAGCGTTCTCCGCAAGACGCGGAAGGACATCGCCCGCATCGAGCAGATCCTGCACGCGCGCCAGAGCGCCAAGGACAACTGA